A window from Hypomesus transpacificus isolate Combined female chromosome 26, fHypTra1, whole genome shotgun sequence encodes these proteins:
- the znf648 gene encoding zinc finger protein 648 isoform X2: MSDKTPSRFFDQKYISKRSFRKNIISKRHYVPQVSSVDVGDGGICTIDSDSDSSYNDGANSLSGNGNIEMIYLNPQTPTWTLAERFAELSSGEKGLCSEAFCGPGSPAPERNGVSRRKGCDGDTVREKIARCISNKSHDQSKHGCTHPKLPKGTTIDAVNPEAPLGVCGDREVEEGGGNLPLKDATMLDACEDGKVPLVFAAMKKRGVEGDSENRPYKCTHCNWAFKKSSNLQSHLDTHSGLKPHVCELCGKAYSHQGTLQQHKRLHTGERPYHCPFCVKTYIWSSDYRKHIRTHTGEKPYVCDACGKDFVRSSDLRKHERNMHTNDKPFPCAECGKTFNKPLSLLRHERTHLGERPFCCPDCGKAFAVASRMAEHQKVHTGLRPYTCAVCAKSFTKSSNLLEHKAVHSGVRPYKCSECGVAFAMASRLVRHQRVHTGEKPFVCTGCSMSFSRTAALKRHQEQACAGRIFVCVECDKSFQCASQLTQHMQSHKSKNA; the protein is encoded by the coding sequence ATGTCTGATAAAACACCCTCAAGGTTTTTTgatcaaaaatacatttcaaaaagaAGCTTCCGGAAAAACATCATAAGCAAAAGACATTATGTACCTCAAGTGTCCTCTGTGGATGTAGGTGACGGTGGCATTTGCACAATCGATAGTGATTCGGACTCATCTTATAATGATGGTGCCAACTCCCTCTCAGGGAATGGCAACATTGAAATGATCTATTTAAACCCCCAGACTCCGACTTGGACTCTTGCAGAGAGGTTTGCTGAACTTTCATCTGGAGAAAAGGGACTTTGTTCAGAAGCTTTCTGTGGTCCAGGTTCCCCTGCGCCTGAAAGAAACGGTGTCAGTAGAAGAAAGGGATGTGATGGCGACACAGTGCGCGAGAAAATAGCCCGCTGCATTTCGAACAAAAGTCACGACCAAAGCAAACACGGTTGCACCCATCCAAAACTGCCAAAGGGGACAACAATCGATGCAGTAAATCCTGAGGCACCCTTGGGTGTATGTGGTgacagggaggtagaggaaggcGGAGGAAATCTCCCTCTCAAAGATGCGACTATGTTGGATGCCTGCGAGGATGGCAAGGTGCCGCTGGTTTTTGCGGCGATGAAAAAACGGGGGGTGGAAGGAGACTCGGAGAACCGCCCTTACAAGTGCACCCACTGCAACTGGGCCTTTAAGAAGTCGAGCAACCTCCAGAGTCATCTGGACACGCACAGTGGCTTGAAGCCTCACGTTTGTGAGCTGTGCGGCAAGGCCTACTCTCACCAAGGCACCTTGCAGCAGCACAAGCGCCTCCACACGGGCGAGAGACCGTACCACTGTCCCTTCTGCGTCAAAACCTACATCTGGTCGTCGGACTACCGCAAGCACATCCGCACGCACACCGGCGAGAAGCCGTACGTGTGCGACGCCTGCGGCAAGGATTTTGTGCGCTCCTCGGACCTGCGCAAGCACGAGCGCAACATGCACACCAACGACAAGCCGTTCCCTTGCGCCGAGTGCGGCAAGACCTTCAACAAGCCGCTCTCTCTGCTGCGCCACGAGCGCACCCACCTGGGCGAGAGGCCCTTCTGCTGTCCCGACTGCGGCAAGGCGTTCGCCGTGGCGAGCCGCATGGCGGAGCACCAAAAGGTCCACACGGGCCTGAGGCCGTACACCTGCGCGGTGTGCGCCAAGTCCTTCACCAAGTCCTCCAATCTCCTGGAGCACAAGGCGGTTCACAGCGGCGTGCGGCCCTACAAGTGCTCCGAGTGCGGGGTGGCGTTCGCGATGGCGTCGCGCCTGGTGCGCCACCAGCGCGTCCACACGGGAGAAAAGCCCTTCGTGTGCACGGGCTGCAGCATGAGCTTTAGTCGCACGGCCGCCCTGAAACGCCACCAGGAGCAAGCGTGTGCCGGAAGGATCTTTGTCTGTGTGGAGTGCGACAAGTCTTTCCAGTGCGCCTCACAGCTCACGCAGCATATGCAAAGCCACAAGTCCAAGAATGCCTGA
- the znf648 gene encoding zinc finger protein 648 isoform X1, translated as MDCFRRGVMIWPRGRQSRWSRKEEKPARASIPANMSDKTPSRFFDQKYISKRSFRKNIISKRHYVPQVSSVDVGDGGICTIDSDSDSSYNDGANSLSGNGNIEMIYLNPQTPTWTLAERFAELSSGEKGLCSEAFCGPGSPAPERNGVSRRKGCDGDTVREKIARCISNKSHDQSKHGCTHPKLPKGTTIDAVNPEAPLGVCGDREVEEGGGNLPLKDATMLDACEDGKVPLVFAAMKKRGVEGDSENRPYKCTHCNWAFKKSSNLQSHLDTHSGLKPHVCELCGKAYSHQGTLQQHKRLHTGERPYHCPFCVKTYIWSSDYRKHIRTHTGEKPYVCDACGKDFVRSSDLRKHERNMHTNDKPFPCAECGKTFNKPLSLLRHERTHLGERPFCCPDCGKAFAVASRMAEHQKVHTGLRPYTCAVCAKSFTKSSNLLEHKAVHSGVRPYKCSECGVAFAMASRLVRHQRVHTGEKPFVCTGCSMSFSRTAALKRHQEQACAGRIFVCVECDKSFQCASQLTQHMQSHKSKNA; from the exons ATGGATTGCTTTAGGAGGGGAGTAATGATTTGGCCACGGGGAAGACAGAG ccGTTGGagtagaaaagaagaaaaacctGCACGTGCATCCATCCCTGCAAATATGTCTGATAAAACACCCTCAAGGTTTTTTgatcaaaaatacatttcaaaaagaAGCTTCCGGAAAAACATCATAAGCAAAAGACATTATGTACCTCAAGTGTCCTCTGTGGATGTAGGTGACGGTGGCATTTGCACAATCGATAGTGATTCGGACTCATCTTATAATGATGGTGCCAACTCCCTCTCAGGGAATGGCAACATTGAAATGATCTATTTAAACCCCCAGACTCCGACTTGGACTCTTGCAGAGAGGTTTGCTGAACTTTCATCTGGAGAAAAGGGACTTTGTTCAGAAGCTTTCTGTGGTCCAGGTTCCCCTGCGCCTGAAAGAAACGGTGTCAGTAGAAGAAAGGGATGTGATGGCGACACAGTGCGCGAGAAAATAGCCCGCTGCATTTCGAACAAAAGTCACGACCAAAGCAAACACGGTTGCACCCATCCAAAACTGCCAAAGGGGACAACAATCGATGCAGTAAATCCTGAGGCACCCTTGGGTGTATGTGGTgacagggaggtagaggaaggcGGAGGAAATCTCCCTCTCAAAGATGCGACTATGTTGGATGCCTGCGAGGATGGCAAGGTGCCGCTGGTTTTTGCGGCGATGAAAAAACGGGGGGTGGAAGGAGACTCGGAGAACCGCCCTTACAAGTGCACCCACTGCAACTGGGCCTTTAAGAAGTCGAGCAACCTCCAGAGTCATCTGGACACGCACAGTGGCTTGAAGCCTCACGTTTGTGAGCTGTGCGGCAAGGCCTACTCTCACCAAGGCACCTTGCAGCAGCACAAGCGCCTCCACACGGGCGAGAGACCGTACCACTGTCCCTTCTGCGTCAAAACCTACATCTGGTCGTCGGACTACCGCAAGCACATCCGCACGCACACCGGCGAGAAGCCGTACGTGTGCGACGCCTGCGGCAAGGATTTTGTGCGCTCCTCGGACCTGCGCAAGCACGAGCGCAACATGCACACCAACGACAAGCCGTTCCCTTGCGCCGAGTGCGGCAAGACCTTCAACAAGCCGCTCTCTCTGCTGCGCCACGAGCGCACCCACCTGGGCGAGAGGCCCTTCTGCTGTCCCGACTGCGGCAAGGCGTTCGCCGTGGCGAGCCGCATGGCGGAGCACCAAAAGGTCCACACGGGCCTGAGGCCGTACACCTGCGCGGTGTGCGCCAAGTCCTTCACCAAGTCCTCCAATCTCCTGGAGCACAAGGCGGTTCACAGCGGCGTGCGGCCCTACAAGTGCTCCGAGTGCGGGGTGGCGTTCGCGATGGCGTCGCGCCTGGTGCGCCACCAGCGCGTCCACACGGGAGAAAAGCCCTTCGTGTGCACGGGCTGCAGCATGAGCTTTAGTCGCACGGCCGCCCTGAAACGCCACCAGGAGCAAGCGTGTGCCGGAAGGATCTTTGTCTGTGTGGAGTGCGACAAGTCTTTCCAGTGCGCCTCACAGCTCACGCAGCATATGCAAAGCCACAAGTCCAAGAATGCCTGA